The nucleotide window CAACCTCGCCCTGCGCTGAGCTCTGGCCTTTGCACCCTTCCCTACAGAATGGTGAACACTATTTCAGCTCCCGTTGGCACAACTCCGTCTACGTCATCAGGGACAACAAACTCCTGGAAACCCAGGACCTGTGTACAGAGCCTAGAGGACAGGCCCGTCGCCTGCATCCCAGCTGCTGCACCGGGCAACATTACTTTATTGTTGCCGGTGGCTCCTTTGGCATTATTCTGAGCCCAGGCACCGTGACGGCAGTAAGGGACTTGACCACAGGGGAGCCAGATCCAGATGTGGACCCAGGACACCATCAATGGTCCAACGAGAAAATGGGAAGCCAACGCAGTTACCTCTATTGGCAGCTGTGGGATAACTTCAGTGGAGAATTCTTCTCTTTCCACCCCAGCGTTCTCAGTTTCTTGCCGGGAGGCCTTGGCCTCGCCAAGGGGCCTGCATTCGGGGCCTGGGAGCTGCTGAAGACTCTCCACAACTACTCCAACGTCCCCATCACCAAGCTACAGGGAGTCTTCCGGAAAGTGGGCTGCGCCAGAGACAAGCTGGCTGACGTCGGGTGCGGCTGGATGGTGGCATCCCTGCCCGATTCTCCAGAGGTAGGCTCTGTTGCCATGGCGCTAGCCAAGGCCCAGTTTGCGTTACCAAGCCAATACGGGGGAGTGGGCCTAAACACAGAGCAGGAGGAATGGAGAGACACCTGTGAGAAGGAGGAGACCCTGCAACTCACGCTACAGCCTGAAGAAGTTGCCTACGTGTGGCAGTATCGGCTAGGCCTAGGGAAAGAGGCCATCTTATTTTGCAGGGAAATTGCGGTCACTCACAGCTGTGACCCGCCCTCTGAGGTCCCTCTGCCTTCTTCATCCTGAAAATCGACCTGCTCTCAGGGGAACCTCAACGTATTTCTGTACACCGCTTGGGTATTCTTGAAATTCagattctgaaataaataaactcagtaAATCAGaggcggggaacctgtggccttccagatgttggtctccaactgccatcagcctcagccagcatgaccaatagtcagggctgatgggagtcacaatccagcaacatctggagggcaacagattcctcatccctaatATAAAAGATTTcttggggagtgtgtgtgtgtgtttgcattcaCAAGAGCTTAATAAACTGCTTAAACACACTTTTTATTCTTGATTGAACCAAGGACTTGCCAAATCTCACCACGAGATGAGAATCCATTCTAATGCATCTGTGGTTAATTATTTTGATAAATGGATTCCCCACCCCTCTGGCCTCCATGCAGTGGTGTAGAGTAGAATTTCCTAAAGTGGCAAATAATGCCCCCTCCCATGGCCAATGGGAGTGTGCAATGGGACCTAGGGGTCAAAAGGAGATAAAAAATGGCCTTGGGGTAGAAAAGAAGATCACGAGGTATAGTGagaaaaaaataattacaaactATAAGCCTCAGGAATAAAGAGCATGGGCATGTACAGAGTACACCTCCCTTGCCATTGCAGAATCTCTATATTCAATAAAATGATTCCACAATGCAACAGTATTATCGTTTACATTTTATGATTCCTGGTAATGGTGACTGATGATTAATAAATGTTGAttatatattgatatttcttgactttatttcatttacagTCCTAAGAATTTGGGTCGGGGTTGATGACAACTGTATAAGCTCATGAAGAGGTCAATGAACTCAGAggtttggaaaaccctggaaacaGGGCAACCAGGGATAAGAGTTGtgactttccccctttttttttttacaaaagagaaaaaatggcTGTGCCTCTGTTTCACCATGAGGGAGCAGATTTGTGATATATGTCTATATTATAGAAAGTTCTGCAGGGCTGCCTCTCAAGCTTTGAATTACTGTTTCTAAGGCTGGAAGTGGGGCATTGCTAGGTACATAAAGCACGCAGGGCACTGGCTATGACTCtcgtttgcatatgctaatttatatgggcAGATACAAATTTAGCCTGACTCTCAGGCAAAAAGGAACCCTGACTGTAAGGGCTTACTCTGAGCCACAGGATTTTCCTAACCCAGCAGATCAGGGGTTGCTAACCTTTTTAAGCCTGTGGGTGAATCTGGCTTTGAACAAGTGC belongs to Rhineura floridana isolate rRhiFlo1 chromosome 11, rRhiFlo1.hap2, whole genome shotgun sequence and includes:
- the LOC133367182 gene encoding uncharacterized protein LOC133367182 — protein: MVLHKEVPKVHIFSTRAGDVIVRPDLNCYLLLSNLPTSPCAELWPLHPSLQNGEHYFSSRWHNSVYVIRDNKLLETQDLCTEPRGQARRLHPSCCTGQHYFIVAGGSFGIILSPGTVTAVRDLTTGEPDPDVDPGHHQWSNEKMGSQRSYLYWQLWDNFSGEFFSFHPSVLSFLPGGLGLAKGPAFGAWELLKTLHNYSNVPITKLQGVFRKVGCARDKLADVGCGWMVASLPDSPEVGSVAMALAKAQFALPSQYGGVGLNTEQEEWRDTCEKEETLQLTLQPEEVAYVWQYRLGLGKEAILFCREIAVTHSCDPPSEVPLPSSS